One part of the Vitis riparia cultivar Riparia Gloire de Montpellier isolate 1030 chromosome 15, EGFV_Vit.rip_1.0, whole genome shotgun sequence genome encodes these proteins:
- the LOC117932002 gene encoding uncharacterized protein LOC117932002, whose protein sequence is MEVRKDDFRVHLITGTFFVCIVAGGTCLCLYIFLPGAQHTSWYPIVGFILVGIPWLFWLLTYCYRCFKTGFQHIQEERKFAKGFNHVAPNAASSSPATTSAQTESQANSSGSERRVHFGAVIVVGEDGDISQGEADDNADSREP, encoded by the coding sequence ATGGAGGTAAGAAAAGACGATTTTCGAGTTCATCTCATCACAGGGACCTTCTTTGTTTGCATAGTTGCAGGTGGAACATGCCTTTGCCTGTACATTTTTCTCCCGGGAGCACAACACACTTCTTGGTACCCGATTGTAGGCTTCATTCTTGTGGGCATCCCATGGCTCTTCTGGCTTTTAACCTATTGCTATAGATGTTTCAAAACTGGCTTCCAACACATTCAGGAAGAACGAAAATTTGCTAAGGGGTTTAACCATGTTGCACCCAATGCTGCATCCTCAAGCCCAGCGACTACTTCTGCACAGACAGAATCTCAGGCAAATTCTTCTGGTAGCGAGCGCCGGGTGCATTTTGGGGCTGTTATCGTGGTGGGAGAGGACGGTGATATTAGCCAAGGGGAAGCCGATGACAATGCAGATAGCAGGGAGCCATAG